The following coding sequences lie in one Oryza brachyantha chromosome 10, ObraRS2, whole genome shotgun sequence genomic window:
- the LOC102722252 gene encoding protein ROLLING AND ERECT LEAF 2: protein MGCTVSKVEQEDTVRRCKERRRHMKDAVASRQLLASAHADYLRSLRLTAAALSRFAQGHPSLAVSHHTAPVLLTTAPPPPPAPAHAHAHAAALAPAMTPPAPPSTASSSLPPPAPMLPKHPPPPPQPQPQPPAPVAVRAPRAAQRHFKVPHILSDSSVGIASPAQSSFRKPVVGTPSSSSAWDWENFYPPSPPDSEFFDRRKADLEEANRLRELEEEEKARRYLHHDHPDHLKEEDEDDEDDDHEREEEMHCGGWEDDDDHYASTTTSETRSEEGEMGNRSECGFAARSEYGGTAPSEYAAVPLPLRRRDERSEAGDSSSTVTAAAEMRMVIRHRTLAEIVAAIEEYFVKAAEAGNGVSELLEASRAQLDRNFRQLKKTVYHSNSLLSSLSSTWSSKPPLAVRYKLDTNALEMESMEGKSHGSTLERLLAWEKKLYQEVKARESVKIEHEKKLSTLQSLEYRGKDSAKLDKTKASINKLQSLIIVTSQAATTTSSAIVRVRDNELAPQLVELCFALLSMWRSMNHFHEIQNEIVQQVRGLVDNSMAESTSDLHRLATRDLEAAVSAWHSNFNRLIKYQREYIRALYGWLKLTLFQVDSNTPQEAYTSLISRELTSFCDEWKQALDRLPDAVASEAIKSFVNVVHVIYTKQAEEMKIKKRAETYSKELEKKTNSLRAIEKKYYQSYSMVGLGLPGSGRDGIESHSFDARDPLAEKKTEITLCRRKVEDEMTRHSKAVEVTRSMTLNNIQTGLPGMFQAIAGFSGTVVEALDVVCRRAGSVR, encoded by the exons ATGGGGTGCACGGTGTCCAAGGTGGAGCAGGAGGACACGGTGCGGCGGTGcaaggagcggcggcggcacatgAAGGACGCGGTGGCGTCGCGCCAGCTGCTCGCCTCCGCGCACGCCGACTACCTCCGCTCGCtccgcctcaccgccgccgcgctctcccgCTTCGCGCAGGGGCATCCCTCGCTCGCGGTGTCCCACCACACCGCACCGGTGCTCCTCACcacggccccgccgccgccgcccgcgcccgcccacGCCCACGCACACGCCGCGGCGCTGGCCCCGGCGatgacgccgccggcgccgccgtccacggCGTCCTCCTCGCTCCCGCCCCCGGCGCCGATGCTCCCCAAGCACCCGCCTCCCCcaccgcagccgcagccgcagccgcctgCTCCCGTGGCGGTGAGGGCTCCCCGTGCCGCCCAGCGCCACTTCAAGGTGCCGCACATCCTCTCCGACTCCAGCGTCGGCATCGCCAGCCCGGCGCAGTCGTCGTTCCGGAAGCCGGTGGTCGggacgccgtcgtcctcgtcggcgtGGGACTGGGAGAACTTCtacccgccgtcgccgccggactCCGAGTTCTTCGACCGCCGCAAGGCCGACCTCGAGGAGGCCAACCGCCTCCGCgagctcgaggaggaggagaaagccAGGAGATACCTCCACCACGACCACCCCGACCACCTCAAGgaagaggacgaggacgacgaagacgacgaccacgaaagggaggaggagatgcaTTGCGGCGGATgggaggatgacgacgaccaCTACGCCTCGACGACGACTTCGGAGACCAGATcggaggagggggagatggGGAACAGATCGGAGTGCGGCTTTGCGGCTAGATCGGAGtacggcggcacggcgccgTCCGAGTATGCTGCTGTGCCGCTGCCGCTCAGGAGGAGGGACGAGAGGTCGGAGGCCGGGGATTCGTCCTCCACGGTCACAGCGGCCGCCGAGATGCGGATGGTGATCCGCCACCGCACGCTCGCCGAGATCGTGGCCGCCATTGAGGAGTACTTCGTCAAGGCAGCCGAAGCTGGCAATGGTGTCTCCGAGCTCCTGGAGGCCAGCCGCGCGCAGCTGGACCGCAACTTCCGGCAGCTCAAAA AGACGGTGTACCATTCAAACAGCTTGTTATCATCGCTGTCCTCGACATGGTCTTCAAAGCCGCCATTGGCTGTACGCTACAAGCTGGACACCAATGCGTTAGAGATGGAGTCAATGGAAGGGAAGAGCCATGGGTCAACACTGGAGCGTCTTTTGGCCTGGGAGAAAAAGCTCTATCAGGAGGTCAAG GctagagagagtgttaagaTTGAGCACGAGAAGAAGCTTTCCACCCTGCAGAGTCTGGAGTACAGAGGAAAGGATAGTGCTAAGCTGGATAAGACCAAAGCCTCCATAAACAAGCTGCAATCATTGATCATCGTGACTTCACAGGCTGCAACTACTACATCCTCAGCCATTGTCAGAGTGCGTGACAACGAGCTTGCACCACAGCTTGTTGAACTTTGTTTCGC GCTGTTGAGCATGTGGAGATCAATGAACCATTTCCATGAGATCCAGAATGAAATTGTTCAGCAAGTCCGTGGTTTGGTGGACAATTCCATGGCTGAGTCAACATCTGACCTTCACCGGCTTGCAACCCGTGATCTTGAGGCTGCTGTCTCAGCATGGCACTCAAATTTCAACCGTCTCATCAAGTATCAACGTGAGTATATACGTGCCCTCTATGGCTGGCTGAAGCTCACACTCTTCCAAGTGGACAGTAATACCCCACAAGAGGCCTACACCTCGCTGATCTCTCGTGAACTCACCTCCTTCTGTGACGAGTGGAAGCAAGCACTAGACCGTCTTCCAGATGCTGTGGCCTCAGAGGCTATCAAGAGCTTCGTGAATGTTGTCCATGTCATCTACACTAAGCAGGCAGAggagatgaaaataaaaaagcgGGCAGAGACATATTCAAAGGAGCTGGAAAAGAAGACCAACTCACTACGAGCCATTGAGAAGAAGTACTACCAGTCCTATTCAATGGTTGGCCTTGGCCTTCCTGGCAGTGGGCGTGATGGCATTGAAAGCCACTCGTTTGATGCCCGCGATCCTCTTGCAGAGAAGAAAACGGAGATCACCCTATGTCGTCGGAAGGTGGAGGACGAAATGACGAGGCATTCTAAGGCAGTGGAGGTGACTAGATCAATGACACTGAACAATATCCAAACAGGCCTGCCAGGAATGTTCCAAGCCATAGCTGGTTTCTCAGGAACAGTTGTTGAAGCCCTTGATGTTGTCTGCAGGCGAGCTGGCTCGGTGCGGTAG